In the genome of Dioscorea cayenensis subsp. rotundata cultivar TDr96_F1 chromosome 1, TDr96_F1_v2_PseudoChromosome.rev07_lg8_w22 25.fasta, whole genome shotgun sequence, one region contains:
- the LOC120260072 gene encoding transcription factor bHLH112-like isoform X1 produces the protein MGERDMYESKWMAENQRIASPSNITTVAQDLSSYEPVATASSSSLLELDALSMNWRREIPRSNDHLANWFPSPNPMHALKQGQIKSELFLISSKHQLSSQTDEASSQSLESIVNNQLLSSNEAQSQKPSPESSSIASQQKRTVSTISTLKLQVRKEKLGDRITTLQQLVSPFGKTDTASVLLDTIEYIKSLHDQVNVLFAPYSRTNQWIVEGESDLTSKGLCLVPISTISNAAYDTSMDVWTPTFGSTSVQVINQQSAIPQSY, from the exons ATGGGTGAGAGAGATATGTATGAAAGCAAATGGATGGCAGAAAACCAAAGGATAGCTTCACCTTCAAATATCACCACTGTGGCTCAAGATCTTTCTTCATATGAACCAGTTGCCACCGCAAGCTCTTCTTCACTTCTAGAACTTGATGCTCTTTCCATGAACTGGAGACGGGAAATTCC CAGGAGTAATGATCATCTTGCCAACTGGTTTCCTTCACCCAACCCCATGCATGCCCTCAAACAAGGACAGATAAAATCAGAGCTATTTCTGATTTCGAGTAAGCATCAGTTATCTTCTCAAACTGATGAAGCATCATCCCAGTCTCTGGAGTCGATAGTGAACAACCAATTACTGTCATCTAATGAAGCTCAGTCACAGAAGCCTTCACCAGAAAGTAGTAGCATTGCTTCCCAGCAGAAGCGCACAGTTTCTACCATTTCTACACTCAAG TTGCAGGTTAGGAAAGAGAAACTTGGAGATAGAATTACAACTCTGCAACAACTGGTTTCACCCTTTGGTAAG ACAGACACTGCTTCAGTCTTGTTGGATACTATTGAATACATCAAGTCTCTGCATGACCAAGTAAAT GTACTGTTTGCTCCATATTCAAGGACG AACCAATGGATAGTTGAGGGAGAGAGTGATCTGACAAGTAAGGGATTATGTCTAGTTCCGATCTCCACAATCAGCAATGCTGCATATGACACTTCTATGGATGTTTGGACTCCCACTTTCGGCTCAACTTCTGTTCAAGTCATTAAT
- the LOC120260072 gene encoding transcription factor bHLH112-like isoform X2, translating to MGERDMYESKWMAENQRIASPSNITTVAQDLSSYEPVATASSSSLLELDALSMNWRREIPRSNDHLANWFPSPNPMHALKQGQIKSELFLISSKHQLSSQTDEASSQSLESIVNNQLLSSNEAQSQKPSPESSSIASQQKRTVSTISTLKVRKEKLGDRITTLQQLVSPFGKTDTASVLLDTIEYIKSLHDQVNVLFAPYSRTNQWIVEGESDLTSKGLCLVPISTISNAAYDTSMDVWTPTFGSTSVQVINQQSAIPQSY from the exons ATGGGTGAGAGAGATATGTATGAAAGCAAATGGATGGCAGAAAACCAAAGGATAGCTTCACCTTCAAATATCACCACTGTGGCTCAAGATCTTTCTTCATATGAACCAGTTGCCACCGCAAGCTCTTCTTCACTTCTAGAACTTGATGCTCTTTCCATGAACTGGAGACGGGAAATTCC CAGGAGTAATGATCATCTTGCCAACTGGTTTCCTTCACCCAACCCCATGCATGCCCTCAAACAAGGACAGATAAAATCAGAGCTATTTCTGATTTCGAGTAAGCATCAGTTATCTTCTCAAACTGATGAAGCATCATCCCAGTCTCTGGAGTCGATAGTGAACAACCAATTACTGTCATCTAATGAAGCTCAGTCACAGAAGCCTTCACCAGAAAGTAGTAGCATTGCTTCCCAGCAGAAGCGCACAGTTTCTACCATTTCTACACTCAAG GTTAGGAAAGAGAAACTTGGAGATAGAATTACAACTCTGCAACAACTGGTTTCACCCTTTGGTAAG ACAGACACTGCTTCAGTCTTGTTGGATACTATTGAATACATCAAGTCTCTGCATGACCAAGTAAAT GTACTGTTTGCTCCATATTCAAGGACG AACCAATGGATAGTTGAGGGAGAGAGTGATCTGACAAGTAAGGGATTATGTCTAGTTCCGATCTCCACAATCAGCAATGCTGCATATGACACTTCTATGGATGTTTGGACTCCCACTTTCGGCTCAACTTCTGTTCAAGTCATTAAT